Proteins from a single region of Parasedimentitalea psychrophila:
- a CDS encoding LysR family transcriptional regulator, translating into MHFDFTDLRLFVHIAEAGNLTQGAAQVFLSPPAASARIRALEDSLESQLLYRGNKGVSLTQSGETLLRHARIILRQVDYLRDDFTGPNNDRSGHVRIFANTTAVTEFMPEILAHFLASRPGVTIDLQERLTHDIVRAIRDGTADLGIVSGDIDQTGLEAIRFSTDRLLLAVPLGHELAKRKSVAFADTLAFEHIGLHEGSTLLAFLRGLMEKNGYERALRVKLRSFEAMCRMIEAGVGIGILPESAARRHMKTMQIALVGINDSWAVRERYVLVRSIDALPGAGRALVDELVLNAAGGSK; encoded by the coding sequence ATGCATTTCGATTTCACCGATCTTCGCCTGTTTGTTCATATTGCAGAGGCAGGCAATTTGACCCAAGGCGCGGCGCAGGTGTTCCTGTCGCCGCCTGCAGCCAGTGCGCGCATTCGTGCTCTGGAGGACAGTCTTGAATCCCAGCTGCTTTATCGGGGCAACAAGGGGGTCAGCCTGACCCAGTCGGGCGAGACCCTGCTGCGTCATGCGCGCATCATCCTGCGCCAGGTTGATTATCTGCGAGACGATTTCACCGGGCCGAACAACGACCGCTCAGGTCATGTGCGGATCTTTGCCAATACCACCGCCGTCACCGAATTCATGCCCGAGATCCTGGCCCATTTTCTGGCGTCACGGCCGGGTGTTACCATCGACCTGCAGGAAAGATTAACCCATGATATTGTCCGCGCAATCCGCGATGGAACTGCCGATCTGGGCATTGTCTCCGGCGATATCGACCAGACCGGCCTTGAGGCGATCCGCTTTTCAACCGACCGCCTGTTGCTGGCGGTGCCGCTGGGCCATGAACTGGCCAAGCGAAAATCCGTGGCGTTTGCCGACACCCTGGCGTTTGAGCATATCGGTCTGCACGAAGGCAGCACATTGCTGGCGTTTTTGCGCGGGCTGATGGAAAAGAACGGCTATGAGCGGGCGCTGCGGGTCAAACTGCGCAGCTTTGAGGCCATGTGCCGGATGATCGAGGCCGGTGTCGGCATTGGAATCCTGCCAGAGTCGGCGGCCCGCAGGCATATGAAAACCATGCAGATCGCGCTGGTCGGCATCAATGACAGCTGGGCGGTGCGCGAACGCTATGTGCTGGTGCGCTCGATAGATGCGCTGCCTGGGGCGGGGCGGGCGCTGGTTGACGAACTGGTTCTGAATGCGGCGGGCGGCAGCAAGTGA